In bacterium 336/3, the following proteins share a genomic window:
- a CDS encoding radical SAM protein produces MRLTTKPILCNYYVTYRCNATCGFCDIWERPSPYITLENAEKNLKDLKKLGVKVIDFTGGEPLLHREIDKILELAKNLGFITTLTTNGLLYPKLAERLKGKVDMLHFSLDSSVAEEHDEMRGVKCFESVMKSIEIAKNLGERPDILFTVFEHNLHHIEPLWKNICLPNNLILILNPAFEYNEVKVGNQFTKKALEEISHWGRKKNIYLNEGFIALRKDGGNHINNPVCRAGSSTIVISPENKLILPCYHLGVEELPIENNLFELYKSEKVQKIIAQEGRLPACEGCVINCYMQPSFAVEISKYWWKALPSTLKYNRIKGTWKQLLKV; encoded by the coding sequence ATGCGTTTAACCACAAAACCCATACTTTGCAATTACTATGTTACATATCGTTGCAATGCAACTTGCGGGTTTTGTGATATTTGGGAACGCCCTTCGCCATATATTACACTCGAAAATGCTGAAAAAAACCTTAAAGACCTCAAAAAGTTGGGTGTTAAGGTCATTGATTTTACAGGTGGAGAGCCTTTGTTACATCGAGAAATTGATAAAATTCTTGAATTAGCCAAAAATCTAGGTTTCATTACTACTCTCACAACCAATGGTTTACTCTATCCAAAATTAGCTGAAAGGTTGAAAGGAAAAGTAGATATGTTGCATTTTTCTCTGGATTCCTCAGTTGCTGAAGAACACGATGAAATGCGAGGTGTGAAGTGTTTTGAATCTGTGATGAAATCCATTGAAATTGCTAAAAATCTAGGTGAACGCCCTGATATTTTGTTTACGGTTTTTGAACACAATTTGCATCATATTGAGCCACTTTGGAAAAATATTTGCCTGCCTAATAACCTGATTCTTATTTTAAACCCTGCTTTTGAGTACAATGAAGTAAAAGTGGGAAACCAGTTTACCAAAAAGGCTTTGGAGGAAATAAGCCATTGGGGACGAAAAAAGAATATTTACCTAAACGAAGGCTTTATTGCCCTCAGAAAAGACGGAGGCAACCATATCAATAACCCTGTTTGCAGGGCTGGTAGTTCTACAATTGTCATTTCTCCTGAAAACAAACTCATTTTACCTTGTTATCATTTGGGTGTTGAAGAATTACCCATTGAAAACAATTTGTTTGAACTCTACAAATCTGAAAAAGTACAAAAAATAATTGCCCAAGAAGGCAGATTACCTGCCTGTGAGGGCTGTGTGATAAACTGTTACATGCAACCCTCTTTTGCAGTTGAGATTTCTAAATATTGGTGGAAAGCCCTCCCCTCTACCCTCAAATACAATCGCATCAAAGGAACTTGGAAACAACTCTTGAAGGTATGA
- a CDS encoding chemical-damaging agent resistance protein C, which yields MSIELSKGARLNLSKKEPSLKKIMIGLGWDLRPGNVVDLDASVFMIGNNGKIPADEYFVFYNNLKSPDGAIQHTGDNRTGVGDDDDEMILANLPAINTNIKELIFVVSIHEAQERKQHFGLLNNAYIRLVDVETSREIVRFKLDEANMNFTDMEFGRLKLEEDGWHFVATGVGSGKGLQGYVDIYA from the coding sequence ATGTCCATAGAACTCTCTAAAGGAGCAAGATTAAATCTAAGTAAAAAAGAGCCAAGTCTTAAAAAAATAATGATTGGTTTGGGGTGGGACTTAAGACCAGGCAATGTTGTAGATTTGGATGCTTCCGTTTTTATGATTGGCAACAATGGGAAAATTCCTGCTGATGAGTACTTTGTCTTTTATAATAATCTTAAATCACCTGATGGAGCAATACAACACACAGGCGATAATCGTACTGGAGTAGGAGATGATGATGATGAGATGATTTTGGCTAATCTTCCAGCTATCAATACCAATATCAAAGAACTGATTTTTGTTGTTAGTATCCATGAAGCTCAAGAAAGAAAACAACATTTTGGATTGCTTAATAATGCTTATATACGCCTTGTAGATGTAGAAACTAGCAGAGAAATTGTACGTTTCAAACTCGATGAAGCCAATATGAACTTTACAGATATGGAATTTGGCAGACTAAAACTAGAAGAAGATGGCTGGCATTTTGTAGCTACAGGTGTTGGTTCGGGTAAAGGCTTACAAGGCTACGTAGATATATACGCTTAA
- a CDS encoding chemical-damaging agent resistance protein C: MAISLKKGNTFNLTKKEPTLKKILIGLGWDVKPGNSLDLDSSVFMLNASGKLPEDGYFVFYNNLNSPDGSIKHTGDNRTGAGDEDDEMILANLDAIGANIQEILITVSIHDAEARRHNFGMLADAYIRILDVETKREILRYDLDAEYPTNTDVEFGRLRKENNEWIFIASGIGANKGLQGYVDAYA; the protein is encoded by the coding sequence ATGGCTATTTCTCTAAAAAAAGGCAATACTTTTAATTTGACTAAAAAAGAACCTACACTTAAAAAAATATTGATAGGCTTAGGTTGGGATGTAAAACCTGGTAATTCTTTAGACCTCGATTCATCTGTTTTTATGTTGAATGCTTCTGGAAAGCTACCTGAAGATGGTTATTTTGTTTTTTATAATAACTTAAACTCTCCTGATGGCTCTATCAAGCATACAGGTGATAACCGTACAGGTGCAGGAGACGAAGATGATGAAATGATTTTAGCTAATTTGGATGCTATTGGTGCTAATATCCAAGAAATTTTAATTACGGTATCTATCCATGATGCAGAGGCTCGCCGTCATAATTTCGGGATGCTTGCAGATGCTTATATTCGTATTTTGGATGTAGAAACTAAAAGAGAAATCTTACGCTACGACTTGGATGCTGAATACCCTACCAACACAGATGTAGAATTTGGCAGATTGCGTAAAGAAAACAACGAATGGATATTTATAGCATCAGGTATTGGAGCAAATAAAGGCTTACAAGGTTATGTAGATGCTTATGCTTAA
- a CDS encoding restriction endonuclease — MDFKDEIKALGDRILSLKEQVSTEEATKTAFILPFLQKLGYDVFNPLEITAELVADIGIKKGEKVDYAILKDGKPSVIIECKSWKEKLDVHTTQLHRYFHVTEARFGVLTNGIIYKFYTDLEAPNKMDENPFLEIDITSFTELQVNELKKFHKSYFNLEEILTSASDLKYTNQLKNLLKKEMVESSADFVKFFTKQIYSGVVTQKVIDQFTSIVKKTFQQIISETVNLRLNQAVIKETETLQIAEIPKLDVQQNGDDEASKIITTEEELESFYIIKAILRVKIDSNRIFYRDTQSYFGILLDNNNRKPICRLHLNGSKKYLSLFDGEGRSERKIEIRTIDDVYQYAEILITTALSY; from the coding sequence ATGGATTTCAAAGATGAAATAAAGGCTCTTGGAGACCGAATTTTAAGCCTTAAAGAACAAGTATCCACAGAAGAAGCTACTAAAACGGCTTTTATTCTACCTTTTCTACAAAAGCTGGGCTATGATGTTTTTAACCCATTAGAGATAACAGCAGAATTGGTGGCTGATATTGGTATAAAAAAAGGTGAAAAAGTGGATTATGCTATTTTAAAAGATGGTAAACCAAGTGTTATTATTGAGTGTAAAAGTTGGAAAGAAAAACTGGATGTTCATACAACCCAATTACACAGATATTTTCATGTAACTGAAGCCCGATTTGGAGTTTTAACAAATGGAATAATATATAAATTCTACACAGATTTAGAAGCTCCAAATAAAATGGATGAGAATCCATTTTTAGAAATAGATATAACAAGTTTTACAGAGCTTCAAGTGAATGAACTTAAAAAGTTTCATAAATCTTATTTTAATTTAGAAGAGATTTTGACAAGTGCAAGTGATTTAAAATATACAAATCAGTTGAAAAACCTTCTAAAAAAAGAAATGGTAGAATCTTCTGCTGATTTTGTTAAATTTTTTACAAAACAAATATATTCAGGTGTTGTTACTCAAAAAGTAATAGACCAATTCACAAGTATTGTAAAAAAAACATTCCAACAGATTATTAGTGAAACAGTTAATTTAAGATTAAATCAAGCTGTAATAAAAGAAACAGAGACATTACAAATAGCAGAAATACCTAAATTAGATGTTCAACAAAATGGAGATGATGAAGCCTCCAAAATTATTACAACAGAAGAAGAATTAGAAAGTTTTTATATTATAAAAGCTATACTTAGAGTTAAAATAGACTCAAACCGAATTTTTTACAGAGATACACAAAGTTACTTTGGTATTCTATTAGACAACAATAATAGAAAACCTATTTGTAGGTTGCATCTTAATGGTTCAAAAAAATATTTAAGTTTGTTTGATGGGGAGGGACGTTCAGAAAGAAAAATAGAAATACGTACAATTGATGATGTATATCAATATGCTGAAATTCTAATAACAACGGCTTTATCCTATTAA
- a CDS encoding chemical-damaging agent resistance protein C: MAITLKKGNTFNLTKKEPTLKKIMIGLGWEVKQGNALDLDASIFMINSKGKLPQDEYFIFYNNLQSPDGAVKHTGDNRTGAGDDDDEMVLANLDTISSNVAEILIIVSIHDAETRRHNFGMLSDAYIRILDMETKREILRYDLDAEYPTNTDIEFGRLRKENNEWIFVASGIGGNKGLQGYVDTYA; this comes from the coding sequence ATGGCTATTACACTCAAAAAAGGCAACACTTTCAATCTTACAAAAAAAGAACCTACGCTTAAAAAAATTATGATTGGTTTGGGTTGGGAAGTAAAACAAGGCAATGCGTTGGATTTAGATGCTTCTATTTTCATGATTAATAGCAAAGGGAAATTGCCTCAAGATGAATATTTCATTTTTTATAACAACCTTCAATCACCTGATGGGGCAGTTAAACACACAGGCGATAACCGTACAGGTGCAGGAGATGATGATGATGAAATGGTTCTTGCCAATTTGGATACTATTAGCTCAAATGTTGCAGAAATCCTGATAATTGTAAGTATCCATGATGCAGAGACTCGCCGTCACAACTTTGGAATGCTTTCAGATGCGTATATTCGTATTTTGGATATGGAAACAAAAAGAGAAATTTTACGTTATGATTTAGATGCAGAATACCCTACCAATACAGATATCGAGTTTGGTAGATTGCGTAAAGAAAACAACGAATGGATATTTGTAGCATCAGGAATAGGTGGAAATAAAGGTTTACAAGGTTATGTAGATACATACGCTTAG
- a CDS encoding HNH endonuclease — protein sequence MGKVLILNQDYSALTICSIQKAFILVYLNKADIISESSQGIQTITRTFPRPTIIRLHKYVNLPYKGVILSRQNIFKRDNHQCQYCGATTDLTLDHVLPRSRAGKSSWTNLVTACKACNSKKGDLTPEEAEMPLPRKPFKPSFIMFLRDFSGKIEKDWETYLGKKSKETEEVYKD from the coding sequence ATGGGTAAGGTACTTATACTTAATCAAGATTACTCAGCTTTGACAATTTGTAGTATCCAAAAAGCATTTATTTTGGTATATCTCAATAAAGCTGATATCATTTCGGAGTCTTCGCAGGGAATACAAACGATAACACGTACATTTCCAAGACCTACGATTATTCGTTTGCATAAATATGTAAATCTTCCTTACAAAGGAGTAATATTGAGCAGACAGAACATTTTTAAACGTGACAATCACCAATGTCAATATTGTGGAGCTACAACAGATCTCACACTTGACCACGTATTGCCTCGTTCTCGTGCAGGTAAGTCCTCTTGGACAAATCTTGTTACAGCTTGTAAGGCTTGTAATTCTAAAAAAGGAGATCTTACTCCAGAAGAAGCAGAAATGCCACTTCCTCGTAAACCTTTCAAACCTTCTTTTATTATGTTCTTGAGAGATTTCTCTGGAAAAATAGAAAAAGATTGGGAAACCTATTTGGGTAAAAAAAGTAAGGAAACCGAAGAAGTTTATAAAGACTAA
- a CDS encoding ribosomal protein S12 methylthiotransferase RimO, translating into MKTKTIKKNKVNIVTLGCAKNLVDSEELFTQLKANKFDVSHESKKDDAGIIIINTCGFIDNAKQESIDTILQYADAKESGLIDKLYVTGCLSHRYKDDLEKEIPQVDAFFGTNELPRILKTLKADYKHELVGERLLTTPAHYAYLKISEGCDRPCSFCAIPLMRGKHVSRPVEQLVEQAHNFAKKGTKELILIAQDLTYYGLDINNKRTLADLLERLSDVEGIDWIRLQYAYPAGFPLEILDVIKNKSNICNYLDMPLQHGSTEILKHMRRGITRPKTEELIDKIRQKVPDIALRTTLIVGHPHETENHFEEMYDFVEKMRFDRLGVFTYSHEENTHSFSMPDDISDEIKQERISEIMALQQDISFELNQQKIGKTYKVLFDRKEGGYFIGRTEFDSPEVDNEVLVKADKNTYLRIGDFAQVKVKEAQEFDLFGDLVAQ; encoded by the coding sequence ATGAAGACCAAAACCATCAAAAAAAATAAAGTGAATATTGTTACGTTGGGATGTGCCAAGAATTTGGTGGACTCAGAAGAACTTTTCACACAACTCAAAGCCAATAAATTTGACGTAAGCCACGAATCCAAAAAAGATGATGCTGGCATCATCATCATCAATACTTGTGGTTTTATAGACAATGCCAAACAAGAATCCATTGATACCATTTTGCAATATGCAGATGCCAAAGAGTCGGGCTTGATTGATAAATTATATGTTACAGGCTGTTTATCACATCGTTATAAAGATGATTTGGAAAAAGAAATTCCACAAGTAGATGCTTTTTTTGGAACAAATGAATTACCTCGTATTCTTAAAACTCTTAAAGCTGATTATAAACATGAGCTTGTAGGTGAACGTTTGCTTACTACGCCTGCTCATTATGCTTATCTCAAAATTTCGGAAGGTTGTGATCGCCCTTGTTCGTTTTGTGCTATCCCACTCATGCGTGGAAAGCATGTTTCCAGACCAGTGGAGCAACTTGTAGAACAAGCTCATAATTTTGCTAAGAAAGGGACAAAAGAGCTCATTTTAATTGCTCAGGATTTAACTTATTATGGTCTGGATATCAATAACAAACGTACTTTAGCCGATTTGTTAGAACGCCTTTCTGATGTTGAAGGTATAGACTGGATTCGTTTGCAGTATGCCTATCCTGCGGGCTTTCCATTAGAAATTTTGGATGTAATTAAAAATAAAAGTAATATCTGTAACTATTTGGATATGCCTTTGCAACATGGCTCAACGGAAATACTGAAACACATGCGTAGAGGTATCACAAGACCCAAAACGGAGGAATTGATTGACAAAATTCGCCAGAAAGTGCCTGATATTGCTCTTCGTACCACTCTGATTGTAGGACATCCACATGAAACTGAAAATCACTTTGAAGAAATGTACGATTTTGTGGAGAAAATGCGTTTCGATAGATTGGGTGTATTTACATATTCTCATGAAGAAAATACTCATTCATTCTCCATGCCTGATGATATTTCAGATGAAATCAAGCAAGAAAGAATCTCTGAAATCATGGCATTGCAACAAGATATTTCTTTTGAGCTTAATCAACAGAAAATAGGTAAAACTTATAAAGTGCTTTTTGATAGAAAAGAAGGTGGTTATTTTATTGGTAGAACAGAGTTTGACTCTCCTGAAGTAGATAATGAGGTTTTGGTAAAAGCTGATAAAAACACTTATTTGCGTATTGGAGATTTTGCTCAAGTGAAAGTCAAAGAAGCACAGGAATTTGATTTATTTGGCGATTTGGTTGCTCAATAA
- a CDS encoding glutamine amidotransferase, whose amino-acid sequence MCGIVAYVGHRQAYQVIINGLKRLEYRGYDSAGVALLNGGLNVYKKKGKVADLEASLKNEGHLNSHIGIGHTRWATHGEPNDTNAHPHYSANKNMAIIHNGIIENYASLKQDLISKGHTFHSDTDSEVFIYLIEHIKEHEKCSLDEAVRLAMTQVVGAYAIVVISKEDSTQLVAARKGSPLVVGVGDGEYFLASDATPIVEYTKKVVYLNDHEIVVIRGGELQIRTVEDLPITPYIQTLDMELTQIEKGGYKHFMLKEIFEQPKSLRDSMRGRINADKNHLVLGGLIEYQQRLMNAQRIVIVGCGTSWHAGLVAEYLFEEFARIPVEVEYASEFRYRNPVINENDIVIAISQSGETADTLAAIELAKSKGAIIFGVCNVVGSSIPRATHSGAYIHAGPEIGVASTKAFTGQVTVLAMMALIIGRAKGTITESKFQEMIAELSSIPEKVEHILKTTDEQVRYIAEEFKDAKNFLYLGRGYNFPVALEGALKLKEISYIHAEGYPAAEMKHGPIALIDEQMPVVFIAPKDSSYEKIVSNIQEIKARKGRIIAVVTEGDTEISRLSEFTINVPQVHEAFSPILTVVPLQLLSYHVAVSLGKDVDQPRNLAKAVTVE is encoded by the coding sequence ATGTGTGGAATAGTTGCTTATGTAGGACATCGCCAAGCCTACCAAGTTATCATCAATGGTTTAAAGCGTTTGGAGTATAGAGGTTACGACAGTGCAGGGGTTGCTCTACTAAATGGAGGACTCAATGTATATAAAAAGAAAGGAAAAGTAGCTGATTTAGAAGCCTCTTTAAAAAACGAAGGGCACCTCAATAGCCATATTGGTATCGGACATACTCGTTGGGCAACTCATGGAGAACCTAATGATACCAATGCTCACCCACATTACTCAGCCAATAAAAACATGGCTATTATTCATAATGGAATTATTGAAAACTATGCTTCTCTCAAACAAGATTTGATTAGCAAAGGACATACATTCCATAGTGATACTGATTCTGAGGTTTTTATTTATCTGATAGAACACATCAAAGAACATGAAAAATGCTCTTTAGATGAAGCTGTAAGACTTGCTATGACTCAGGTTGTAGGGGCTTATGCTATTGTGGTTATTTCTAAAGAAGATAGTACACAATTGGTTGCAGCTCGTAAAGGTAGCCCTTTGGTAGTAGGTGTTGGGGATGGTGAATATTTTTTAGCCTCTGATGCTACTCCTATTGTTGAATATACAAAAAAAGTTGTGTATTTGAATGACCATGAAATCGTCGTGATTCGTGGTGGAGAATTACAAATTCGTACTGTTGAAGACTTACCTATCACACCTTATATCCAAACATTGGATATGGAGCTTACTCAAATAGAAAAAGGTGGTTACAAGCATTTTATGCTTAAAGAAATTTTTGAACAACCCAAATCATTACGTGATAGTATGCGTGGGCGTATCAATGCTGATAAAAACCATTTAGTTTTAGGAGGCTTGATAGAATACCAACAACGCTTGATGAATGCTCAAAGAATTGTGATTGTGGGTTGTGGAACATCTTGGCATGCAGGTTTAGTAGCTGAATATTTATTTGAGGAGTTTGCAAGAATACCCGTAGAAGTTGAATATGCTTCTGAATTCCGTTATAGAAATCCTGTTATCAACGAAAATGACATTGTTATAGCCATTTCTCAGTCTGGTGAAACTGCTGACACTTTGGCTGCTATTGAGCTTGCTAAAAGCAAAGGAGCTATCATTTTTGGAGTATGTAATGTAGTAGGTTCTTCTATTCCAAGAGCCACACACTCAGGAGCTTATATCCATGCTGGTCCAGAAATTGGCGTAGCCAGTACAAAGGCTTTTACGGGACAAGTAACAGTACTTGCGATGATGGCTCTCATTATTGGCAGAGCCAAAGGAACTATCACAGAGTCTAAATTTCAGGAAATGATTGCTGAACTTAGTAGCATTCCTGAGAAAGTAGAGCACATCTTGAAAACTACTGATGAGCAAGTTCGTTATATTGCAGAAGAATTTAAGGATGCTAAAAACTTCTTGTATTTGGGTAGAGGCTATAATTTTCCTGTAGCTTTAGAAGGTGCTTTAAAACTCAAAGAAATTTCTTATATCCATGCAGAAGGCTATCCTGCCGCAGAAATGAAACATGGTCCTATTGCTCTCATTGATGAGCAAATGCCTGTTGTATTTATTGCTCCTAAAGATAGTTCTTACGAAAAAATAGTTAGTAATATCCAAGAAATAAAAGCTCGAAAAGGAAGAATTATTGCTGTTGTAACAGAAGGTGATACTGAAATCAGCCGTTTATCTGAATTTACAATCAATGTTCCACAAGTTCATGAAGCATTCTCTCCTATTCTAACGGTTGTGCCTTTGCAGTTGCTTTCGTACCATGTGGCTGTATCATTGGGTAAAGACGTTGACCAACCTCGCAATTTAGCCAAGGCTGTAACAGTAGAATAG
- a CDS encoding glycogen synthase, which yields MSKLRILYVASEVNPFLQTTKVADFVRQIPQAMQERGMEIRILVPRFGIINERKNRLHEVVRLSGINISVGDEEKPLTIKVASIPSAKLQVYFIDNEDYFQRKSVFVDKDNRFHADNDERAIFFCKGVLETIKKLGWSPDIIHCNDWMTSLIPMYLKTTYRKDPIFQSTKSVFSVYNNAFSHQFSADFAEKARMIDIDDDMIAHLQQATFVNIVKTGIKYADMVVSAEDEYSEKLQSLLTEMECECKINHIPFASEEQNQALSDSYYNLYHELSSC from the coding sequence ATGTCAAAACTCCGTATATTGTACGTAGCCAGTGAAGTAAACCCCTTCTTACAAACCACTAAAGTAGCCGACTTTGTCAGACAAATCCCACAAGCCATGCAGGAAAGGGGCATGGAAATCAGGATTTTAGTTCCTCGATTTGGAATTATCAATGAACGAAAGAATCGTTTACACGAGGTAGTCAGGCTTTCGGGCATCAATATCTCGGTTGGTGATGAAGAAAAACCACTCACAATCAAAGTGGCTTCTATTCCAAGTGCCAAATTACAAGTATATTTCATTGATAATGAAGACTACTTCCAAAGAAAATCAGTATTTGTGGACAAAGACAATCGTTTCCATGCTGATAATGACGAAAGAGCCATCTTCTTCTGTAAAGGGGTTCTTGAAACTATTAAAAAATTAGGTTGGTCGCCTGATATTATCCACTGTAATGACTGGATGACAAGTCTGATTCCCATGTACTTGAAAACAACTTATCGTAAAGACCCTATCTTTCAAAGTACCAAATCTGTTTTTAGTGTTTACAACAATGCATTTTCACATCAATTCAGTGCCGATTTTGCAGAAAAAGCTCGCATGATTGATATTGATGATGACATGATTGCTCATTTACAACAAGCAACTTTTGTCAATATTGTAAAAACTGGCATCAAATATGCTGATATGGTGGTGAGTGCCGAAGATGAGTACAGCGAAAAATTACAATCACTTCTAACTGAAATGGAATGTGAGTGTAAAATAAACCATATTCCTTTTGCCTCAGAAGAACAAAACCAAGCTCTTTCAGACTCTTACTACAATCTATACCATGAACTTAGCAGTTGTTAA
- a CDS encoding pantoate--beta-alanine ligase, protein MQIFQNISKLTEMLLVLQQQSQKIGFVPTMGALHQGHLALIKQAKAENDIVVCSIYVNPTQFNNPDDLAKYPRILDADAEMLRSVGCDILFAPIDAEMYPEPAKIKFDFGFLETTMEGKFRPGHFNGVALVVSKLFHIVMPHKAYFGQKDLQQYLVIKQLTSDLSFPIEIVRCQIVREENGLAMSSRNKRLSTEQIQIASNIYKALQMAEKMLNTHSLEQIQEQVQIFFAQIEGIELEYFEIADAQTLENIPNLQKHSKAKALCVAAFVGEVRLIDNLWVDA, encoded by the coding sequence ATGCAAATATTTCAAAATATTTCAAAACTAACAGAAATGCTTCTGGTTTTGCAACAACAATCACAAAAAATAGGTTTTGTCCCTACAATGGGAGCTTTGCATCAAGGGCATCTTGCACTGATTAAACAAGCCAAAGCCGAAAATGACATAGTTGTTTGTAGTATTTATGTGAACCCAACACAATTCAATAATCCTGACGATTTGGCAAAATATCCTCGTATCCTAGATGCTGATGCAGAAATGTTGCGTTCTGTGGGTTGTGATATCTTATTTGCACCCATTGATGCAGAAATGTATCCAGAGCCTGCCAAAATTAAATTTGATTTTGGGTTTTTAGAAACCACGATGGAAGGAAAGTTTAGACCAGGACATTTTAATGGAGTGGCATTGGTAGTTTCAAAACTCTTTCATATAGTTATGCCACATAAGGCTTATTTTGGTCAAAAAGATTTACAACAGTACCTTGTTATCAAGCAACTGACCAGCGATTTGTCTTTTCCTATTGAGATTGTACGATGCCAAATTGTCCGTGAAGAAAATGGCTTGGCGATGTCATCACGGAACAAACGTTTGAGTACGGAACAAATACAAATAGCTTCCAATATCTATAAAGCTTTGCAAATGGCTGAAAAAATGCTTAACACACACTCTCTTGAGCAGATTCAAGAGCAAGTCCAAATATTTTTCGCTCAAATAGAAGGCATTGAATTAGAATATTTTGAAATAGCAGACGCTCAGACTTTAGAAAATATTCCAAACCTACAAAAACATTCAAAAGCAAAAGCGTTGTGTGTTGCTGCTTTTGTAGGAGAGGTTCGTTTGATAGACAATCTTTGGGTAGACGCTTAA
- a CDS encoding thioesterase — protein sequence MEKVLKSKTKVRFQDCDPFNHLNNGKYLDYFMNAREDQLLEYYGLDIYKIAQETQKSWVVVSNQIAYFKPALLMEPIIIESQLINFTPKSIQIELRMFNEKQTELKAVNWVNFVHYDLTTQKATNHSDEFMNLFGNVVFPLDIQSFEERTATIHKTLFQSLQPA from the coding sequence ATGGAAAAAGTTTTGAAAAGTAAAACCAAAGTAAGATTTCAGGATTGTGACCCTTTCAATCACCTGAACAATGGAAAATATTTAGACTATTTTATGAATGCAAGAGAAGACCAATTGCTTGAATATTATGGTTTGGATATTTATAAAATAGCTCAAGAAACTCAGAAAAGTTGGGTAGTAGTAAGCAATCAAATTGCTTATTTTAAACCTGCTTTACTGATGGAGCCTATTATTATAGAATCTCAACTAATTAATTTTACACCTAAAAGCATTCAAATAGAACTCAGAATGTTCAATGAAAAACAAACAGAGTTAAAAGCTGTTAATTGGGTTAATTTTGTGCATTACGACTTAACTACACAAAAAGCTACCAACCATTCAGATGAATTTATGAATTTGTTTGGAAATGTAGTGTTCCCTCTTGACATTCAGAGCTTTGAAGAAAGAACAGCTACTATTCATAAAACTTTGTTTCAATCTCTTCAACCTGCTTAG
- a CDS encoding fatty acid desaturase: MTEQEILKKVQWKDLKNLSNQELLIENNLTIPWFVISITLAYYKHYVWALPFSAFFFLTALRQVHNGFHNTLGTSKFLTWLTLYINSVLMMVSIHAVKFNHLRHHKYCLEEKDYEGKSARMTWYGAILYGPIHTFLIHKVTWQLGGKLYKINLLLELTSIVIFVGIVWYFQIHFLIYHMIVMVFGEFLMAFFAVWTVHHHTHENPNFARTQRTFWKNWLTFNMFYHLEHHLFPAVPTIKLPELAKRIDKALPEIDKKITF, encoded by the coding sequence ATGACCGAACAAGAAATATTAAAAAAAGTTCAATGGAAAGATTTAAAGAACTTATCAAACCAAGAACTTCTGATTGAAAACAATCTGACAATTCCTTGGTTTGTTATTTCCATTACTTTGGCTTACTACAAGCATTATGTCTGGGCTTTACCCTTTTCTGCATTTTTCTTCTTAACAGCTCTCAGACAGGTTCATAATGGATTTCATAATACTTTGGGGACAAGTAAGTTTTTAACATGGCTGACACTCTACATCAACAGTGTACTGATGATGGTTTCCATTCATGCTGTTAAATTCAATCATTTAAGGCATCATAAGTATTGCTTAGAAGAAAAAGATTATGAAGGAAAATCTGCTCGTATGACTTGGTATGGAGCTATTTTGTATGGACCTATTCATACTTTTTTAATTCATAAAGTAACTTGGCAGTTAGGTGGAAAACTTTACAAAATTAATTTACTTTTAGAATTGACTTCTATTGTCATTTTTGTGGGTATAGTTTGGTATTTTCAGATTCATTTTCTGATTTATCATATGATTGTCATGGTCTTTGGAGAGTTTTTGATGGCTTTTTTTGCTGTTTGGACTGTCCACCACCATACCCACGAAAATCCGAATTTTGCACGTACACAAAGAACTTTCTGGAAAAATTGGCTAACGTTCAATATGTTTTATCATTTGGAACATCATTTATTTCCTGCTGTGCCCACTATTAAATTACCCGAATTAGCTAAACGCATAGACAAAGCCTTACCTGAAATAGATAAAAAGATTACTTTTTAA